A window of Chloracidobacterium sp. N contains these coding sequences:
- a CDS encoding glycoside hydrolase family 57 protein, giving the protein MTTGFLSLILHAHLPFVRHPEYPEFLEEDWLYEAISETYVPLLFVFESLHRAGVRVRLTMTLTPPLCEMLVDDLLRERYVRHLGKLVELAEKEIVRTKGTPFAPAAQAHHEHFRAVQNLYENVYHRDLVGAFRRLQDEGVLEIITCCATHGFLPLMRYESARRAQIRVAVRNYEKHFGRLPSGIWLAECAYEPGIDALLAEVGLRYFIVDSHSIMFGSPRPARGIFAPTITPSGVAAFARDVETSEQVWSSLVGYPGHPNYREFYKDLGYEADYDYIKPYLHADGVRRNIGIKYFRVTGKVDLHHKQPYIPAWATETAAEHAGHFLASRQAQMRHLRTVIGRAPLVVSPYDAELYGHWWYEGPQFLDFLIRKIHFDQDEVVLATPSDYLQMFPHNQPQVPSASSWGAEGYNRVWLNRDTQWMYRHQHQAERRMEELARRFPTPGSPLVHRALNQAARELLLAQSSDWAFIITNKTMVQYAEKRFRDHIHRFTRLYEMLTSETVDEDWLAEVEKRDTIFPEMDYRVYAR; this is encoded by the coding sequence ATGACCACCGGATTTCTGTCACTGATTCTGCATGCCCACCTGCCGTTTGTGCGGCATCCAGAATACCCGGAGTTTCTGGAGGAAGACTGGCTCTACGAAGCCATCAGTGAAACCTACGTCCCGCTGTTGTTCGTTTTCGAGAGCCTGCACCGGGCTGGGGTGCGCGTCCGGCTGACCATGACCCTGACGCCGCCGCTGTGCGAAATGCTCGTGGATGACCTTTTGCGCGAGCGGTACGTCCGTCATCTGGGCAAACTCGTCGAGCTGGCCGAGAAGGAAATCGTTCGTACCAAAGGCACTCCCTTTGCTCCGGCGGCACAGGCGCACCACGAACACTTCCGTGCTGTCCAAAACCTGTATGAAAACGTCTATCACCGTGATCTGGTTGGCGCTTTCCGGCGATTGCAGGATGAGGGCGTGCTGGAGATCATCACCTGTTGTGCCACACACGGGTTTTTGCCACTGATGCGCTATGAATCGGCGCGGCGGGCGCAAATCCGGGTTGCGGTACGCAACTACGAAAAGCATTTCGGCCGGTTGCCCTCCGGCATCTGGCTGGCAGAATGTGCTTACGAACCGGGCATTGATGCGCTGCTGGCCGAAGTCGGCTTGCGCTACTTTATCGTGGACTCGCACAGCATCATGTTTGGTTCGCCGCGGCCGGCGCGGGGCATCTTTGCGCCGACCATCACCCCTTCGGGCGTTGCGGCCTTTGCCCGCGATGTGGAAACCAGCGAGCAGGTCTGGAGTTCACTGGTCGGTTATCCGGGCCATCCCAACTACCGGGAGTTTTACAAAGACCTGGGCTATGAAGCCGACTACGACTACATCAAGCCCTACCTGCACGCGGACGGGGTGCGCCGCAACATCGGCATCAAATACTTTCGCGTCACGGGCAAGGTGGACCTGCACCACAAGCAGCCCTACATACCGGCCTGGGCCACTGAAACCGCCGCCGAACACGCCGGGCATTTTCTCGCTTCCCGGCAGGCCCAGATGCGCCACCTGCGGACGGTCATCGGGCGCGCCCCGCTGGTGGTGTCGCCCTACGATGCCGAGCTGTACGGTCACTGGTGGTATGAGGGGCCGCAGTTTCTGGACTTCCTCATCCGCAAAATCCACTTTGACCAGGATGAGGTCGTTCTGGCCACACCGAGCGACTACCTGCAGATGTTTCCCCACAACCAGCCCCAGGTGCCATCGGCTTCGTCGTGGGGCGCAGAGGGTTACAACCGGGTTTGGCTCAACCGGGATACGCAGTGGATGTATCGCCACCAGCACCAGGCCGAACGGCGCATGGAGGAACTGGCCCGGCGGTTTCCCACACCGGGCAGTCCGCTTGTGCACCGGGCGCTCAATCAGGCGGCGCGGGAACTGTTGCTGGCGCAGTCAAGCGACTGGGCGTTCATCATTACCAACAAAACCATGGTCCAGTATGCCGAGAAGCGCTTCCGTGACCACATCCACCGCTTCACCCGCCTGTATGAAATGCTCACCAGCGAGACGGTGGATGAAGACTGGCTGGCCGAAGTGGAGAAACGCGACACGATTTTCCCGGAGATGGATTACCGGGTTTATGCGCGCTGA
- the lpdA gene encoding dihydrolipoyl dehydrogenase produces MSSSNASFDVVIIGAGPGGYVAAIRAAQLGLSVAIVEKDKHLGGTCLLRGCIPTKALLESATIYEQSKHAADYGVIVSDVKLDYEGVRKYKHKIVIKSAKGVEYLMNKNKVNVFKGFGFIEDPHTVSVTNGDTKEYLTARFILVATGSVPRDIPLFPTDGVRIINSDHALEMTELPASIVILGAGAVGVEFASVMTRFGVQTTLVEMLPRVLPIEDAAISAELERALRAQKITVKTSTKCEAAKVNDQGVAVTLVDGQGERTTLQTEKLLVAVGRRPISDGIGLENTRAVVEKGGYIAVNGFLQTAEPNVYAIGDVINTPWLAHVASAEGIVAVEHMAGHTTEPINYDRVPSCTYCEPEVASVGLTEAKARERGYEVKVGSFPFAASGKARILGRTEGMVKIVSDAKYDEILGVHIIGPRATELIAEACVALRGELTTEELVRTIHAHPTLSESVMEAAHGVFGSPIHI; encoded by the coding sequence GTGAGTTCTTCCAACGCTTCCTTTGATGTGGTGATTATCGGCGCCGGGCCGGGTGGTTATGTGGCGGCCATCCGGGCGGCGCAGCTTGGGCTGAGTGTGGCTATTGTCGAAAAGGACAAACATCTGGGTGGGACGTGCCTGCTGCGCGGCTGCATTCCCACCAAGGCGCTGCTCGAAAGTGCGACCATCTATGAGCAGTCCAAACACGCGGCTGACTATGGCGTGATCGTTTCGGATGTGAAACTCGATTACGAGGGCGTGCGGAAATACAAGCACAAAATTGTGATCAAATCGGCCAAGGGTGTCGAGTACCTGATGAACAAAAACAAGGTCAACGTCTTCAAGGGCTTTGGCTTTATCGAGGACCCGCACACCGTCAGCGTGACCAATGGCGATACAAAGGAATACCTCACGGCGCGGTTCATTCTGGTGGCCACGGGTTCGGTGCCGCGGGACATTCCGCTCTTTCCGACCGATGGTGTGCGTATCATCAACAGCGACCATGCCTTGGAGATGACGGAGCTGCCGGCTTCCATCGTCATTCTTGGGGCCGGCGCGGTAGGTGTGGAGTTTGCTTCCGTCATGACGCGCTTTGGCGTTCAAACGACGCTCGTCGAAATGCTGCCGCGTGTGCTGCCCATCGAGGACGCCGCCATCAGCGCCGAACTGGAGCGCGCACTACGGGCGCAGAAAATCACGGTCAAAACCAGCACCAAATGTGAAGCTGCCAAGGTCAATGACCAGGGCGTAGCGGTGACACTTGTGGATGGGCAGGGTGAACGCACCACGTTGCAAACCGAAAAACTGTTGGTGGCCGTCGGGCGACGCCCCATCAGCGATGGAATTGGCCTCGAAAACACCAGGGCCGTGGTGGAAAAGGGTGGTTACATCGCAGTCAATGGCTTCTTGCAAACGGCAGAACCGAATGTGTATGCCATCGGGGATGTCATCAACACCCCCTGGCTGGCCCACGTTGCCTCGGCGGAAGGCATCGTGGCGGTCGAACACATGGCCGGACACACCACCGAGCCCATCAACTATGACCGTGTGCCAAGCTGCACCTACTGCGAGCCGGAAGTCGCCAGCGTCGGCCTGACCGAAGCCAAAGCCCGCGAACGGGGCTACGAGGTCAAAGTTGGTTCCTTTCCCTTTGCCGCCAGCGGCAAGGCGCGGATTCTGGGGCGGACGGAAGGCATGGTGAAAATCGTCAGCGATGCGAAGTATGACGAAATTCTGGGCGTCCACATCATCGGCCCCCGCGCCACAGAGCTGATTGCCGAAGCCTGTGTCGCGCTCCGTGGTGAACTGACAACCGAAGAACTTGTGCGCACGATTCACGCCCATCCAACCCTATCGGAGTCAGTTATGGAGGCGGCGCACGGAGTTTTTGGCAGTCCCATTCACATCTGA
- the gmd gene encoding GDP-mannose 4,6-dehydratase — protein sequence MDKVALITGITGQDGSYLTELLIAKGYAVHGIVRRSSSFSTGRIDHLYRDPHDPLRQLTLHYGDLADSTSLRRILEAVQPDEIYNLAAQSHVKVSFEQAEYTGDVVATGTLRLLESMRDVVARTGKPIRYYQAGSSEMFGAAPPPQSEATLFYPRSPYAVAKVAAYWYTVNYREAYGLFACNGILFNHESERRGETFVTRKITRAVGRIKYGLQKKLYLGNLDAKRDWGFAGDYVEAMWRMLQQAAPDDYVIATGEAHSVREFLEAAFAHVELDWRDYVEIDPRYFRPTEVDHLLGDASKARQHLGWQPQVSFPALVARMVDHDLELARREALVRASL from the coding sequence ATGGACAAAGTCGCGCTCATCACGGGCATCACCGGACAGGACGGCTCCTACCTGACCGAGTTGCTGATCGCCAAGGGGTATGCTGTCCACGGCATCGTTCGGCGCAGCAGTTCGTTTTCCACGGGACGCATTGACCACCTGTACCGTGACCCGCATGACCCACTGCGTCAACTCACCCTGCATTACGGCGATCTGGCTGACAGCACCAGCCTGCGGCGCATCCTTGAAGCCGTCCAGCCGGATGAAATCTACAATCTCGCTGCACAGTCACACGTCAAGGTATCCTTCGAGCAGGCGGAGTACACCGGCGATGTCGTCGCCACCGGAACGTTACGGTTGCTGGAATCCATGCGGGATGTCGTGGCCCGTACCGGCAAGCCCATCCGCTACTACCAGGCCGGTTCATCGGAAATGTTTGGTGCAGCCCCGCCACCGCAAAGCGAAGCCACGCTGTTCTATCCCCGCAGTCCTTATGCCGTGGCCAAAGTGGCTGCCTACTGGTACACTGTCAACTACCGCGAAGCCTACGGCCTTTTTGCCTGCAACGGTATCCTGTTCAACCACGAGAGCGAACGACGGGGCGAGACCTTTGTGACGCGCAAGATTACGCGCGCCGTCGGGCGTATCAAATACGGGCTTCAGAAAAAACTCTACCTGGGCAACCTCGACGCCAAGCGTGACTGGGGCTTTGCCGGCGATTACGTCGAAGCCATGTGGCGGATGCTCCAGCAGGCAGCCCCGGATGACTACGTCATCGCCACGGGTGAAGCTCACTCGGTACGGGAGTTTCTCGAAGCGGCGTTTGCCCACGTGGAGCTCGACTGGCGGGATTACGTCGAGATTGACCCACGGTATTTTCGCCCGACGGAAGTCGATCACCTGCTTGGCGACGCCAGCAAGGCGCGGCAACATCTGGGCTGGCAACCACAGGTTTCCTTCCCGGCGCTTGTCGCCCGCATGGTTGACCATGATCTGGAATTGGCACGGCGCGAAGCCCTTGTGCGCGCCTCCCTCTGA
- a CDS encoding GDP-L-fucose synthase — translation MEKDARIYVAGHRGLVGSAIVRRLRAEGFTNLLLRTRAELDLTRQTEVEAFFAAERPAYVFLAAAKVGGILANDTYGGDFIRDNLLIQTHVIEAARQTDVQKLLFLGSSCIYPKFAPQPMPENCLLTGILEPTNEPYAVAKIAGLTMVKAYRKQYGFNGISLMPTNLYGPGDNFDLTSSHVLAALLRKFHEARLTSAPTVTVWGTGKPRREFLHVDDLADAALFLMQRYESEDPINVGVGEDISIGELAMMIRDIVGYTGDIIYDTAKPDGTPRKLLDVSRLHALGWQARIGLREGIAATYAWYCAHHGG, via the coding sequence ATGGAAAAAGACGCCAGAATCTATGTGGCCGGACACCGGGGACTGGTCGGTTCAGCCATCGTACGCAGGCTCCGCGCGGAGGGCTTTACGAACCTGCTTCTGCGAACGCGGGCGGAACTTGATCTGACACGGCAGACGGAAGTTGAAGCCTTTTTTGCCGCTGAACGTCCGGCGTATGTCTTTCTGGCGGCAGCCAAGGTCGGCGGCATCCTGGCCAATGACACCTACGGCGGGGATTTCATCCGGGACAATCTTCTTATCCAGACGCATGTCATCGAAGCTGCCCGCCAGACCGATGTCCAGAAACTCCTGTTCCTCGGCTCGTCCTGTATCTATCCCAAGTTTGCACCACAGCCGATGCCGGAGAATTGCCTGCTGACCGGCATTCTGGAACCGACCAATGAGCCTTATGCCGTGGCCAAGATTGCCGGGCTGACGATGGTCAAAGCATACCGAAAACAGTATGGTTTCAACGGCATCTCATTGATGCCAACGAACTTGTACGGTCCGGGCGACAACTTTGACCTGACCTCGTCGCACGTTCTGGCGGCGCTTCTGCGGAAGTTTCACGAAGCCAGGCTGACCAGCGCCCCTACTGTTACCGTGTGGGGCACCGGGAAACCACGCCGCGAGTTTCTTCACGTGGACGATCTGGCGGATGCGGCTTTGTTTCTCATGCAACGCTACGAAAGTGAAGACCCCATCAATGTTGGCGTCGGTGAAGACATCTCCATTGGTGAGCTGGCGATGATGATCCGCGACATCGTGGGTTATACCGGCGACATCATCTACGACACGGCAAAGCCGGACGGCACGCCGCGCAAACTGCTCGATGTCTCCCGGCTGCATGCCCTGGGCTGGCAGGCCCGGATCGGACTTCGCGAAGGAATTGCGGCAACTTATGCCTGGTATTGCGCTCACCATGGCGGATGA
- a CDS encoding 16S rRNA (guanine(527)-N(7))-methyltransferase RsmG, protein MPGIALTMADEMHTIPEGVSPERPQRLPFVADRDVPLFRAQLTVALANHGIAMDAAQVTALVTHYHLLGEANNRFNLTRLIAPAEAVRWHYLDVLAALPCLTAPDLPDRWVDIGSGGGFPGLVLAVARPDWQFILTERRAKKAAFLRHCVAELDLGRRVQVFAGDIEPGTVRRALSSCGTDVSRETCGILARAVEDGPRRLPRLLRVSPFVSAAFWFGQEDARALASRLPPTWELRQHHPLPTGDRRAVILLTRRTN, encoded by the coding sequence ATGCCTGGTATTGCGCTCACCATGGCGGATGAAATGCACACCATACCGGAAGGTGTCTCACCGGAGCGTCCACAACGCCTGCCCTTCGTTGCGGATCGGGATGTGCCGTTGTTTCGGGCGCAGTTGACCGTGGCGCTGGCAAACCACGGGATAGCCATGGATGCCGCGCAGGTGACGGCACTCGTCACCCACTACCATCTGCTTGGTGAGGCGAACAATCGGTTCAACCTGACCCGGTTGATAGCTCCCGCCGAGGCCGTTCGCTGGCACTACCTCGATGTTCTGGCAGCACTACCGTGTTTGACGGCTCCTGATTTACCGGATCGGTGGGTGGACATCGGCTCCGGCGGTGGTTTTCCTGGACTGGTTCTGGCTGTCGCGCGCCCGGACTGGCAGTTTATTCTCACCGAACGGCGCGCCAAAAAAGCGGCGTTTCTTCGCCACTGTGTGGCTGAACTTGATCTTGGCAGGCGGGTTCAGGTCTTTGCCGGCGACATCGAACCGGGCACCGTCAGGCGGGCGCTGAGTTCCTGCGGGACGGATGTTTCACGTGAAACGTGCGGTATCCTGGCGCGGGCTGTCGAGGACGGCCCGCGCCGTCTGCCACGGCTGTTGCGTGTGTCCCCCTTTGTGAGCGCTGCCTTCTGGTTCGGACAGGAAGATGCCCGGGCACTGGCCAGCCGTTTGCCTCCAACCTGGGAACTACGCCAGCACCACCCGCTCCCGACGGGAGACCGGCGTGCAGTCATTCTGCTAACCCGGCGCACCAACTAA